The genomic DNA GGCTCACATGAAAAACATGGAAGACTGAAAACTGGAGTCATCTTTAAATACCTCCCTCACATGTCTTCCAGCTGAATCTGGTTGTCAGTTTGAGGcctcagttttttggttttttactaTGCACTTCTCTATGTGTTCTCTTCTTAGAGGCAGTTTGGGGTTTTTCCACAGCATGGTGGTTGGATTTCAAGGATAAGTGTCTCAAAATAAAGAGATCTAGACAggaaatgtattcattttatgaCGTTGCCTTGGAATCACAAGGCATCAACTCTACTGGCGTAGTCACTAGCTTCTGCCCAAATTCAAGAGAAACAATCTCTTCTTGGAAGGAGAGTCAACGTCATATTGTAAGAGAATGTTGTATGGAAGATATTGTTGTGTTACTGTCATTTAAGAAAATCTTATCTGCCACAGAGGTGAAGGTGGAATACAGAACATAACACATTGCTTTATTTCTTATCTAATGAGGCTGTACAGATAATGAAAACTTATGGGGATTTTATGCAGCATACCActctatatatttatatcctgAAGTTATTCTAAGCATATTCACAGCAAAAATCATTATCTTTATCTTTGAGAAATAGTCTTTTTAACTGCATATATCTTTCCAAAGATCCTTTTCTTATTATGTTATTGTGAAAATAGAAATCCACTGATAATCTAGTAATAAACTTTAGTTGACCCATTCATGTTTTCCCATTGtcatgaaaatttaataaatattttcaaaaatatagacaagaaaaatgtacaataactgtaaacataaataaGAACAAATATCACTGGACACATAGAAGATAATCTTGTGCTAATAGCTTAATCACCACTATGGCATAAACCAAGTGTTATAATGGCATCTACATTAGGACAATTATATAAGAGTTGTGGCATCTTTGTGTTCCAAGAGCTGACACTTAAAGAAGTGTCATACTTAACTAATTTCATACTTAAGTTTTGGAGGAAATAAGacagttttatcatttttttatttttattaaatttattgggatgacattagtTTATaacattatacaggtttcaagtgtacaattccatagTACAccatctgtacattgcattgtgtgcacACTACCCAAAGCCAAATCTTCCATTACTGCATATTGgatcccctttaccctttactacctcccCACTCacttccctctgataaccaccatactgttgtctgtgtctatgagtttttgtttgtttttacagttTGTTGCTTtaagttttatatcccacatatgaatgaaatcatgtagtatttgactttttctgtctgacttaattgcgcttaacataatattctcaagatctatccaagttattgcaaatggcagtatttcaccctttcatggctgagtagtgttccattgtgtatgtgtgacaggggcagaaatagaatattgggaaccagctagaattgtaagaaatattaatcatgttctgttaatgtgattgttttgttctgattaaagaaggcacattctaacctggttgGCTGTTGcctgtgggacctgggagctcacctgaaaatgcagcccatcctcctcctcagggAGCTGCCTCttctcatggaaagattaacaaccttatggagaaaccagagctgccagccctttgaagacccccaggcCTTTCCATATCACTAAGTCCTTAGAAAATTCCCATCCCTTTCGTTATCACTAGCCCTTTGATGACTCTGAGCCTTTGCATACTAGTGGGCCATTTCAAATCTCCAGCCCCCATTACCTGTACACTGCCCTTCCcaatgtaatctttgtccttctacccaaatGTAAGCAGCTGACTTTTGGTGGGttacagagcagatttttgtgggtaacccgctgctctcccatactgctggcagttTTGGAATAAACCCTCATTTATGATTCAATCTTATCTCTGCTTACTTGGCTCAAGTAGGAAtaggcagcatggacccattgactgtccagttatatatatataccacatcttctttatccagtcatctatcaatggatattttgtttatttctgtgtcttggcaactgtgaataatgcttcagtgaacaaaggggtgcatatgtATTTGCAAATAAATGCAGTTTTATTATTAAAGCAGTCATTTGAATCTTGAGAAACTGATATTTTCTATCATTGAGAGCAGGAACTTAACACagaattaaaaactaataataatatgaCAGGTCATAAAATTCATCATCTATTCCTGCTTATTTaacactagaagcctggtgcacgaaatttgtgcatggggggggggggagtgatcccctcagcccagcctgcaccctcttcaatctgggacaccttgggggatgtccgactgacatccctctcacaatcctggaccactggctcttaattgctcacctgcctgcctgatttcccctaactgaccccctgctTGCTtgatcaccccacacagcctgctcgtTCAGTCATCTGGTCATACCTCCCTAACCCCCATCCCAGCCGGGtcaggcagccatcttgtgagggcatgaggattaatttgcatattacctctttattatataggatattaattgGCATGTTTAAAAGATTAAACTTGCTTATATGTTCTTGAGAATTTGTGTGAGAAATCAACTATTTGTCtattaaatcatattttattttttattgaatttttaaaatctactcaAATAATAACCTAAATAAAATCACACAAATGAAATGTATGATtcacttaaaagaaaattatgcTTTATTAATATGTTGACAATTGATATTTCAAAAGAtcactttataaaataattctttaaattattattttaaagtacaaaATCAATTGAAGCATCTTATGCATTTTTTATAATGACAAATttcattttatctaaaaattttaaagaacatgactattaaataaaatatggcatATTTATTTACAGCTCTTAGAGAACTTATAGTctataataaaatcaaaattcttcatttcattctaacatgcttttaagaaaataaattttgcaaTTCTATATTTCTAACATAGTAAGGTTTCACTTTGAAGAAAAGAACATTAAATTCAGAATGTATTCAATAGAGAGAGTTTCTAAGCTTGAATAAACTAAAGAAATCTAACTAAAGATTAATTCTTAAACTAGAAGAGGCAAAATTGGTTTTGTTCCATGTTCCTTTATGATTTTATGTtaattcttttaataaataatattacttGTCTAAAGCAGGAAGTACCTTTCTAAATACATCTCTGAAGGCTTGTTTAACTTGCTGGTTCCTCAGAGTATAAATGAAAGGGTTCAACAGAGGAGAAACTGAAGTATGGAGCACAGCTACTCCTTTGCTTAAAGAGGTTCTTTCATTTGCTGATGGCTTTATGTAGATGAATATACAACTCCCATAAGTGATGGTTATAACAATCATGTGAGAAGAGCAGGTAGAAAAGGCTTTTTTCTTTTGGTGGGCAGAAGGGAATTTTAGGATTGTCCTGATGATGTAAGAGTAAGAAAGGATTACTAATAACAGTGTGACAATAAGGGTCATCACAGCTAAGAAAAAAGTAATCAGCTCCACTAAGTGTGTGTCTGAGCAAGAAAGTTGCAGGACAGGagaaatgtcacaaatgaaaCCATCAATTATATTTGAAGCACAGAAATCCAAATGAAGAATCAAAATCAGTAAAATGAAACTGACCAGGAATCCAGTTGCCCAAGAACTGAGTACAAGCTGATAACAAACTCTGCTGCTCATGATGGACATATAATGCAAAGGTTTGCAGATGGCAACATAGCGGTCATAGGACATAGCCGTCAAAAGGAAAAATTCTGTAGCACCCaagaatatgtaaaaaaataactgGGACATACAACCATCATAGGAAATGGTCTTTTCCCTGGTTACAATGGTGATTAGGAATCTGGGGATGCAAGCACTTGTGAATGAAATTTCCAGAAAAGAGAAACTTCGGAGGAAGAAATACATTGGGGTTGTGAGATGGGAATCCAGTAGACAGAGGGCAATGATGGTTAAGTTTCCTAACATGCTCAACATATAAttcagaaatagaaagaaaaaaattacaatctGTAACTGAGAATTATCTGTCAGTCCCAGAAGGATAAACTCTATCTGCGCTGTATGATTCTCCATTTCTCTTCTGAGATTtcaaattctagaaataaaaagatacaaaaataagaAACTACATGAGTAGCCTTATAACCAGAGAATAATATATAAAAGCATCCATATTCACAAACAGACCCATTTTTAAGGTAATGCTCCGTGATTTTTGAAGATATGATACAGAACTGTGCAATAGAAACTATCTTAAAAATCACCATTGAAATCaactcagttttttaaattgaCCAGCAAAACCCAAAATAGTCATGTGTGTTTTATCCTTACTAAAAAACTTGCGGTCATTTGTAACTAATTTCAAATGTTTCCATTTGAGAAATAAGTTAGATTAAACATTGGTTTGAGATTCAAATGTaatccattcattttttattattaatttcatcaaaataaaattataccagTATATAATGAATTAAGATCTATAGTTAAAttctaaaaagtttttatttcatatttaagtGACATTTGCTTAGTGCCCCATTGTAGCCTCTTGCAACTTCTCTATGAACTACAGATGAATGCATAAGAAATTACCAAAAAAAtgacataagaaaaaataaatactaggtggatctaaaaaattaaaacaatataaagcAGATATGgccacatttagaaaaaaataataatctagtCAGGATTTCAAAATTTTGCACATATAACTTagaccataaaaataaaagagaaaatacagaaaatgcaTTGCATTTCTTCACAATCTCCACCCATTTAGAATATCCAGAATCTAAACTTTCTTTCCAGGGGCAGTTCTCTGACAGTGAaaaatcagttttcttgtcaCATTGCCTTGTGTCCTCATACCCCCAGCAATCACTCATATAATTAATCAGAGACTATTAATCCAAGGAAGTATTAGCCAAAGAAAAGCGTGTCATGACTTGAATgggaatattttatgtttttaattagaGGCTTTAGAATCTTGGATGGCAAATAATGAAAAAAGAGTGCGTAATGGAGCTGAAGCATAGCAATGTTGGGAGCCTATTAGGAATTAGAAAGAACTTAAAACTGTGCGAATTCACACAAAATCCAGCATGTatctgagaaataaaaacatttagtggctaatgagacaaaaaaaaattcactATCAAGGTTAAAAGTTTGAATATGTCTTTTATTGTTTAAGAATGAAATTTTGAAgttaagtacacacacacacacacacacaaaataaaacataagaaacagtgtaagtgagatttattctggTGACGCAACCAATAAACATGAtgtatcacataaacaaaatgaaggacaaaATCATTTGATCATATCCATAGATGCAGACAACATATTCTACAAAATACAGCACCCATTTCATTTTTTGTAAAAACTTTCAGCCAGATAGGAGTCaggggaacatacctcaacagaataaaggccatatatgaaaaacctaaagccaacatcattctcaaggggaaaaactaaaatttttcaCTTAAGAACAAGACAGGGCCATCagttttcaccactcttgttcagcatagtactagaagtccaagccacagtgatcagataagaagaaaaaaataaaaggcatccaaattgaaaaggcaAAAGTAAAACTGTCGTAATATTGTACAAAGAAAAtactaaagattccatcaaaaaactattagttTTGATAAATGAGTccggcaaagtagcaggatacaaaatcaacacccagaaatctatggtgtTTTTCTGCACcgataatgaactctcagaaagagaaacaagaacAACACCATTAACCATTGCAACAACAAGCAAAAAtaagaaacctaggaataaacttaaccgaGAAAGTAAAAGACatgtatttggaaaactataggacattgaaaaaaatagaggaagatgcaaataaatggaagaatatatgtgttcatggattagaaaaattaacatcattaaaatgtccatactacccaaagcaatctatagattcaatgcaattcccatt from Myotis daubentonii chromosome 2, mMyoDau2.1, whole genome shotgun sequence includes the following:
- the LOC132226141 gene encoding olfactory receptor 6C70-like isoform X1; translation: MVGNHTAQIEFILLGLTDNSQLQIVIFFFLFLNYMLSMLGNLTIIALCLLDSHLTTPMYFFLRSFSFLEISFTSACIPRFLITIVTREKTISYDGCMSQLFFYIFLGATEFFLLTAMSYDRYVAICKPLHYMSIMSSRVCYQLVLSSWATGFLVSFILLILILHLDFCASNIIDGFICDISPVLQLSCSDTHLVELITFFLAVMTLIVTLLLVILSYSYIIRTILKFPSAHQKKKAFSTCSSHMIVITITYGSCIFIYIKPSANERTSLSKGVAVLHTSVSPLLNPFIYTLRNQQVKQAFRDVFRKVLPALDK
- the LOC132226141 gene encoding olfactory receptor 6C70-like isoform X2; protein product: MENHTAQIEFILLGLTDNSQLQIVIFFFLFLNYMLSMLGNLTIIALCLLDSHLTTPMYFFLRSFSFLEISFTSACIPRFLITIVTREKTISYDGCMSQLFFYIFLGATEFFLLTAMSYDRYVAICKPLHYMSIMSSRVCYQLVLSSWATGFLVSFILLILILHLDFCASNIIDGFICDISPVLQLSCSDTHLVELITFFLAVMTLIVTLLLVILSYSYIIRTILKFPSAHQKKKAFSTCSSHMIVITITYGSCIFIYIKPSANERTSLSKGVAVLHTSVSPLLNPFIYTLRNQQVKQAFRDVFRKVLPALDK